The proteins below come from a single Desulfitobacterium metallireducens DSM 15288 genomic window:
- the fliD gene encoding flagellar filament capping protein FliD, which produces MTIGSIGGTYGLSGSGMDIDAIVKKLMTGQQAKADALLQKKTIAQWQKAAYNSMYVDINNFRTTLFDYKLQGTLSPNKVSSSNPSNTSVATVSASADAADVNHSLVVAQLADGIKLTSTASLSPAGTTIDRTSIATQLYAGVAINDISVTITNGSSSTTIAVNPNGTLNDFVSQINNAGINVTANYDSTLDRFFLTTNNSGSNAAISFAGSNASGMTFLDKLKLPLLSGSNISSSSQVQTTLAYINPALSLGSQFTNLTNSTLKLTNSNGTTQIISIGTGNSLNDLMGAINAGTNATASFDSTTGKFSITPTNGGTLSIDGSDQSAKDLFAQLHLPANFNSGKVTTSITGVYTPVAFNAGSALNTQFGEFSTFTSGQTFTLKIATGTDTPTSVTIDPTVDSLNSMLTKISSVTNVSATYDSTTGKVMLSSTNGKSLNFTGSDAAGTSFLVNTLKLQQSGHDAVFKLDGVSLTEASNSFNISGVTYNLTGVSTNAAMLSTSVMDTTVGEVTNISVTSDVDKAVASIQSLVDSYNKILAEVNGKLNETRYKDYLPLTDDQKAAMKDSDITAWNAKAQSGMLHNDTTLTSLVNSMRNAFSGPVSGIPATNVNGSFITYNSAASIGITTGDYTEGGKLYLDTNKLRTALQANPNVLNQLFGASGQTTTGGVTTTDTQKQGIAGRLYDGIKTSLDQLVEIAGASAQIDTKSNYAKKISDYTKQISNQADRFSTMESAYYKKFNAMEVALQQMNSQSSWLSSQLSSIGG; this is translated from the coding sequence ATGACAATTGGATCAATCGGAGGAACTTATGGACTTTCTGGTTCGGGAATGGATATTGATGCAATCGTCAAGAAGTTAATGACGGGGCAGCAAGCAAAAGCTGATGCTTTGCTACAAAAGAAAACGATAGCGCAATGGCAGAAGGCTGCATACAATTCTATGTATGTTGATATCAATAATTTTCGCACTACCTTGTTTGATTATAAACTTCAGGGGACTTTAAGCCCAAATAAGGTTTCTTCAAGTAACCCATCTAACACATCGGTAGCAACAGTATCGGCTAGTGCGGATGCAGCGGATGTGAATCATTCCTTAGTGGTTGCTCAGTTAGCTGATGGCATAAAGCTAACTAGTACAGCGAGCCTGTCTCCTGCAGGGACTACTATAGATAGAACTTCAATTGCTACTCAATTATACGCTGGAGTGGCTATAAATGATATTTCGGTTACCATAACGAACGGTTCATCAAGTACCACCATTGCAGTTAATCCCAACGGTACACTCAATGATTTTGTGAGTCAAATTAATAACGCAGGTATCAACGTGACGGCTAATTATGACAGTACGTTAGATCGCTTTTTTCTTACTACAAACAACTCTGGCTCAAACGCGGCTATCAGCTTTGCCGGTAGTAACGCTAGCGGAATGACTTTTCTTGATAAATTAAAACTCCCTTTATTATCTGGATCTAATATATCAAGCAGCAGTCAGGTTCAAACGACTTTAGCCTATATCAATCCTGCACTTTCATTAGGTAGTCAATTTACTAATCTGACCAATTCTACGCTAAAACTTACTAATTCTAATGGAACAACGCAGATCATTAGTATTGGAACGGGTAATAGTTTAAATGATTTAATGGGAGCTATAAATGCAGGCACTAATGCAACTGCAAGTTTTGATTCCACAACCGGGAAATTTTCTATTACTCCGACTAATGGCGGGACACTTTCTATTGATGGAAGTGATCAAAGTGCTAAGGACTTATTTGCGCAATTGCATCTTCCAGCTAATTTTAACTCAGGAAAAGTTACAACGAGCATAACAGGCGTTTATACTCCTGTTGCTTTTAATGCTGGTTCGGCACTAAATACTCAATTTGGGGAATTTTCAACATTCACATCTGGACAAACTTTTACTCTGAAAATTGCTACCGGTACCGATACACCTACATCGGTAACGATTGATCCAACTGTTGATTCGTTAAATTCAATGCTGACTAAAATAAGTTCAGTAACAAATGTGAGTGCTACCTACGATTCGACTACGGGAAAGGTGATGCTGAGTTCTACAAACGGTAAGAGCCTGAATTTTACCGGAAGCGATGCAGCGGGAACTAGTTTTTTAGTCAATACATTAAAACTTCAACAATCTGGTCATGATGCCGTTTTCAAATTAGATGGAGTGTCTCTAACCGAAGCCAGTAATTCATTCAATATCTCTGGTGTTACGTATAACTTAACAGGTGTTTCAACTAACGCAGCGATGTTGTCAACCAGTGTTATGGATACTACTGTTGGGGAAGTGACCAACATTAGCGTTACAAGTGATGTTGATAAAGCAGTGGCTAGTATCCAATCCTTAGTTGACTCCTATAACAAAATTTTAGCAGAAGTCAATGGTAAATTGAATGAAACTCGGTATAAGGATTACTTACCTCTTACAGATGATCAGAAGGCGGCAATGAAGGATTCGGATATCACGGCATGGAATGCCAAGGCACAAAGTGGGATGCTCCATAATGATACTACTTTGACCAGTCTTGTGAACTCCATGCGGAATGCCTTTAGCGGGCCAGTTTCGGGCATTCCAGCCACAAATGTTAATGGCAGTTTCATAACTTATAATAGCGCAGCTTCAATTGGAATTACTACTGGTGACTATACTGAGGGCGGCAAACTATACTTAGATACGAACAAATTACGAACGGCTCTGCAAGCTAATCCCAATGTGCTAAATCAGTTATTTGGTGCTAGTGGGCAAACGACAACGGGCGGTGTAACAACAACAGATACTCAAAAGCAGGGGATCGCTGGGCGGTTGTACGATGGAATCAAGACCTCGCTGGATCAATTAGTAGAAATAGCTGGGGCATCAGCTCAAATCGATACAAAAAGTAACTATGCCAAAAAGATTTCCGACTATACAAAGCAAATTAGCAATCAAGCAGACAGGTTTAGTACGATGGAGAGTGCCTACTATAAGAAGTTTAATGCAATGGAAGTTGCATTACAGCAGATGAACTCTCAGAGTAGTTGGCTATCCTCGCAATTGAGTAGTATTGGTGGATAA
- a CDS encoding cytidylyltransferase domain-containing protein, which yields MYKSKRIIAIIPARSGSKGLPNKNIRNLNGKPLIAFSIDGAKETGIFDEIFLSTDSQKYANIAIEYGANVPFLRSEKLATDTASTWDCVVEALEQYHAIGKDYDIFVILQPTSPLRKAEDIINAIELMIMNSADSVVSVCESEHSPLWYNTLPENKSLNGFLRKEILTKPRQELPTYYRINGAIYAIKTDYFQ from the coding sequence ATGTATAAATCTAAAAGAATAATTGCTATTATTCCTGCACGAAGTGGATCTAAGGGTTTGCCCAATAAAAATATTCGTAATCTAAATGGTAAGCCTTTAATTGCCTTTAGTATCGACGGTGCGAAGGAAACCGGGATATTCGATGAAATATTTCTTTCAACAGATTCACAGAAATATGCGAATATAGCAATTGAGTATGGAGCAAACGTTCCATTTTTAAGATCGGAAAAGCTGGCTACAGATACTGCTTCGACATGGGATTGTGTAGTGGAAGCTCTCGAACAATATCATGCCATTGGCAAAGATTATGATATCTTCGTTATCTTACAACCGACATCACCCTTACGAAAAGCGGAAGACATTATAAATGCAATTGAATTGATGATAATGAATAGTGCCGATTCAGTAGTGTCCGTGTGTGAGTCTGAACACTCTCCATTGTGGTATAATACCTTACCAGAAAATAAATCGTTAAATGGATTTTTGCGTAAGGAAATTTTAACTAAACCTAGACAGGAGCTGCCAACTTACTATAGGATTAATGGAGCGATATATGCTATCAAAACAGATTATTTTCAGTAA
- the neuB gene encoding N-acetylneuraminate synthase, whose amino-acid sequence MGKGENKTLIIAEAGVNHNGQLDTALKLVDVAAEAGVDAIKFQTFKSNNVVSKFAPKAAYQEKTTGTDETQLEMVKKLELSFENFRLIQNYCDQKDIIFLSTPFDLDSIDFLASLDLPIYKVPSGEITNLPYLMKIACLDKPVIMSTGMSNLDEVGLALNVLRDNGAGTVTLLHCNTQYPTLFEDANLKAMLALKERFGVTVGYSDHTLGIEAPIAAVALGATVIEKHFTLDKNMEGPDHKASLDPQELKAMVTAIRNVEVALGTGLKEPSDSELPNREVARKSIVAKRNITRGELLTEDNLTVKRPGNGISPMKWFEVLGTTANRDFCEDELIEL is encoded by the coding sequence ATGGGAAAAGGTGAAAATAAGACTTTAATTATTGCAGAAGCCGGTGTTAATCATAATGGACAATTAGATACTGCTCTGAAATTAGTGGATGTGGCGGCAGAAGCCGGTGTGGATGCTATTAAGTTTCAGACATTTAAGTCAAATAATGTGGTATCTAAGTTTGCACCAAAGGCTGCATATCAAGAAAAAACGACAGGCACAGATGAAACACAGTTAGAAATGGTAAAAAAATTGGAACTCTCATTTGAAAACTTTAGGTTGATACAGAATTATTGTGATCAAAAAGACATTATTTTTTTATCAACTCCATTTGATCTTGATAGTATAGATTTTCTAGCAAGCCTAGATTTGCCTATTTATAAAGTCCCCTCAGGAGAGATAACAAATCTACCCTATTTAATGAAAATTGCTTGTTTGGATAAGCCTGTGATAATGTCAACTGGGATGAGCAATTTGGATGAGGTTGGGTTGGCATTAAATGTACTCCGGGATAATGGGGCAGGGACAGTAACCTTATTACACTGTAATACTCAGTATCCAACGCTTTTCGAGGATGCTAACCTTAAGGCAATGCTAGCATTAAAGGAAAGGTTTGGAGTTACAGTTGGCTACTCAGATCATACCTTAGGGATCGAAGCCCCTATTGCAGCAGTAGCGTTAGGAGCTACGGTAATTGAAAAGCATTTTACATTGGACAAAAATATGGAGGGACCCGATCACAAGGCAAGTCTTGATCCGCAGGAACTCAAAGCGATGGTAACGGCGATTAGAAATGTTGAAGTCGCTTTAGGAACAGGGTTAAAAGAACCCTCGGATTCTGAGTTACCCAATAGAGAAGTGGCTCGGAAAAGTATCGTTGCGAAGCGGAATATAACCAGAGGTGAATTACTTACTGAAGATAATCTAACAGTTAAGCGCCCTGGAAACGGTATTTCACCGATGAAATGGTTTGAAGTACTTGGGACAACCGCAAATCGTGATTTCTGTGAGGATGAGTTGATAGAGCTATGA
- a CDS encoding motility associated factor glycosyltransferase family protein, giving the protein MNIYEKNLEFFRDNLEFVYNCLIFEQSRYNSKINVISDPLNLCVENEGKKCFIHSTYDINRENSRMFSSINEDVEKLVIFGFGVGKCIDYINNNYKNLRNITIIEPDLNIFKIMLNYVDMVKLMNKIGNITFIVNKSKEEATEILWDCLKDSLTEKVDLIYNIAYRSLYLDDYEYINKTIANNVKNYQINISTEDLFLFKWAENILNNNKQDAYLLSKLVGKFNNVPVVLVSAGPSLNYNMQYLEQVKDKAIIIALGSAIRILDHNGIIPHFRLAFDGSEAERNVFKNIDTEASALIFSDMLNYNIVNEYKGNKLRMVLDTDYISQYIQSEVYGNNYIFQSGFSVVNVALDVVLKLGFKKVIFMGQDLCYTEGNVHAKGTWREDNEVNIDESKYSKTTNVRGETVYTDKPFLGMRDLLEQKIKMNSGNTYINATERGLYIEGTINKNFTEVIKEDLINDFDIELILNEVFSEDSKSNHNEKIEALNTTLTNNLKDLIKINDDRLKRLKKLSRYYNKGLGISKLEMELNYIQTIENDLENIDFYRVAVKPMLFSKFKAIYMNYSYNGKDPKIIVEKNIKALLGQTVSLKEYLSFIYNLIAN; this is encoded by the coding sequence ATGAACATCTATGAAAAGAACCTTGAATTTTTTAGAGATAACCTAGAATTTGTATATAACTGTTTAATATTTGAACAGTCCAGATATAATTCGAAAATAAATGTTATAAGCGACCCATTGAATTTATGTGTAGAGAATGAAGGGAAAAAGTGTTTTATTCATAGCACCTATGACATCAATAGAGAAAATAGTAGGATGTTTTCCTCTATAAATGAAGATGTAGAAAAACTCGTTATTTTTGGCTTTGGTGTTGGCAAATGTATTGATTATATTAATAATAATTACAAAAATTTGAGAAATATTACGATCATAGAACCTGATTTAAATATTTTTAAGATTATGCTCAATTATGTAGATATGGTCAAACTGATGAATAAAATTGGGAATATTACCTTTATCGTAAATAAATCTAAAGAAGAAGCTACAGAAATATTATGGGATTGTTTGAAAGATTCACTTACGGAAAAAGTGGATCTAATTTATAATATAGCATATCGAAGCTTATATTTAGATGATTATGAATATATAAATAAAACGATTGCAAACAATGTTAAAAATTATCAAATAAATATTTCAACGGAAGATCTTTTCCTGTTTAAATGGGCTGAAAATATACTAAATAACAATAAACAAGATGCTTATTTACTGAGTAAACTTGTAGGCAAATTTAACAATGTTCCAGTTGTATTAGTTTCTGCAGGTCCATCTTTAAATTATAACATGCAATATTTAGAGCAAGTAAAGGATAAGGCTATAATAATCGCTCTAGGTTCTGCCATTAGAATACTTGATCATAATGGGATAATCCCACATTTTCGATTAGCATTTGATGGTAGTGAGGCTGAAAGAAATGTATTTAAGAATATTGACACAGAGGCGTCCGCGTTAATTTTTTCAGATATGTTAAACTATAACATCGTAAATGAGTATAAGGGCAATAAGCTGAGAATGGTTTTAGACACCGACTATATAAGTCAGTATATTCAATCCGAGGTTTATGGCAATAATTATATTTTTCAATCTGGTTTTTCAGTAGTTAATGTTGCACTAGATGTTGTGTTAAAGCTTGGATTCAAAAAAGTTATCTTTATGGGGCAAGACCTATGTTATACAGAGGGTAATGTTCATGCTAAAGGTACTTGGAGAGAAGACAATGAAGTGAATATTGATGAAAGCAAATATTCGAAGACAACTAACGTTAGAGGTGAAACAGTTTATACCGATAAACCCTTTTTAGGTATGAGAGATTTGTTAGAACAAAAAATTAAAATGAACAGTGGAAATACATATATTAACGCTACAGAGAGAGGCTTGTATATAGAGGGAACTATCAATAAGAATTTTACTGAAGTTATTAAAGAAGATTTAATTAATGATTTTGATATTGAACTTATATTAAATGAAGTATTTAGTGAAGATAGTAAGAGCAATCATAACGAAAAAATAGAAGCTCTAAATACAACTTTGACTAATAACTTAAAAGATTTAATTAAGATAAATGACGATAGACTCAAAAGATTAAAAAAGTTAAGCAGATATTATAACAAAGGGTTAGGAATAAGTAAATTAGAGATGGAACTTAACTATATTCAAACCATAGAAAATGATTTGGAAAATATCGATTTTTATAGAGTAGCCGTAAAACCTATGTTATTTAGTAAATTTAAAGCTATATACATGAACTATTCCTATAATGGGAAGGATCCGAAAATTATAGTGGAAAAGAATATAAAAGCTTTACTAGGCCAAACCGTTTCATTAAAAGAGTATTTAAGCTTTATTTATAATCTAATAGCGAATTGA
- a CDS encoding sugar phosphate nucleotidyltransferase has translation MSVEALFIDETQNVLEAMKRIDATARQTLLVVEDSKLKGIITDGDIRRHLLRGGKLEEKVSKIANYHPRYIYEKDKAKAQKLMKKWSILSLPVVNENLEIQSVLFLNDNEIGRNHSLNVPVVIMAGGLGTRLYPYTKILPKPLIPIGEIPITEHIINQFLNFDCDKFHLIVNHKKNMIKAYFNEVERKYKIEFYDEDTPLGTGGGLSLLKGKVNDTFFFTNCDVLIRANYREIYDFHKQNNNMITIVAAFKHLTIPYGVINMDGKGEIAEMIEKPEYSFLTNTGFYVVEPEVINGIEENIAIGFPDIIEQQKERGGKIGVFPVSEKSWLDMGQLEELENMRKELGV, from the coding sequence GTGAGCGTAGAGGCACTGTTTATTGATGAAACGCAAAATGTGCTAGAGGCGATGAAACGGATTGATGCGACCGCTAGACAAACTCTCCTTGTAGTTGAGGATAGCAAATTAAAAGGAATTATCACTGATGGAGATATTCGCAGACATTTGCTGCGTGGCGGAAAGCTGGAGGAGAAGGTCAGTAAAATAGCCAATTATCATCCTCGTTATATATACGAAAAAGATAAGGCTAAAGCGCAAAAATTAATGAAAAAATGGTCAATCCTTTCTCTACCTGTTGTGAATGAGAACCTTGAGATACAGTCTGTTCTATTTTTGAATGATAATGAAATTGGACGGAATCATTCTTTAAATGTACCTGTCGTCATTATGGCCGGTGGACTAGGGACACGACTTTATCCCTATACCAAAATATTACCCAAGCCGCTTATTCCTATTGGGGAAATACCGATTACAGAGCATATTATCAATCAATTTTTAAACTTTGATTGTGATAAATTTCATCTGATTGTTAACCATAAAAAGAATATGATCAAGGCATATTTTAATGAAGTGGAAAGGAAATATAAGATCGAATTTTATGATGAGGATACACCCTTAGGAACTGGGGGTGGACTTAGCCTTCTTAAGGGAAAGGTCAATGATACGTTTTTCTTTACGAATTGTGATGTTTTAATCAGGGCTAATTACAGAGAAATCTACGATTTCCATAAACAGAACAATAATATGATAACGATCGTTGCGGCCTTTAAACATTTGACCATTCCATATGGAGTTATCAATATGGATGGGAAGGGTGAGATTGCCGAGATGATCGAAAAACCTGAATACTCCTTCCTAACCAATACAGGCTTTTATGTGGTCGAGCCGGAAGTAATCAATGGGATAGAGGAGAACATAGCAATAGGGTTCCCTGATATCATTGAGCAGCAAAAAGAACGTGGAGGCAAGATTGGCGTTTTTCCGGTTAGCGAAAAAAGCTGGCTCGATATGGGGCAGCTTGAAGAATTGGAGAATATGAGGAAAGAACTTGGGGTTTAA
- the neuC gene encoding UDP-N-acetylglucosamine 2-epimerase gives MKKTICIVTGTRAEYGLLRTIIKKIKANNEFNIRVVATGMHLSKDFGLTYKELEADDVLIDAKLNVLQNDDSQKAMSKAIGTGIIAFAEYFDKRRPDLVIVLGDRFEIFAAATAAAVACIPIAHLYGGETTEGAIDEFFRHSITKMSYLHFTSTEKYRQRVINMGESPDRVFNVGAMGVENILSMPLLPKIKLAQSINFDLEVPYALVTFHPVTLEMDAATKQLEELLAALDEINGLNFIFTKANADANGRAINKRIDEYCKDRENTTALTSLGVLRYLSAMKYCEMVIGNSSSGIMETPSFRKPTINIGDRQKGRICAKSVISCEPERQAILDTIKKARSQQFLLEIENQETPYGDGITSEKIIAVIKDFLGNDKINLKKRFYDVRG, from the coding sequence ATGAAAAAAACAATCTGCATTGTAACGGGTACACGAGCTGAATACGGTCTACTCAGGACGATTATAAAAAAAATTAAAGCTAATAATGAGTTTAATATAAGAGTTGTGGCAACGGGCATGCATCTGTCTAAGGATTTTGGTCTTACCTATAAGGAGTTAGAAGCAGATGACGTTTTAATCGATGCTAAACTTAATGTATTGCAAAATGATGATTCTCAAAAGGCTATGTCAAAAGCTATCGGGACGGGTATCATTGCTTTTGCAGAGTATTTTGATAAGAGAAGGCCTGACTTAGTTATCGTTTTAGGTGATCGTTTTGAAATTTTTGCGGCAGCAACAGCTGCTGCAGTAGCTTGTATACCTATTGCTCATCTGTATGGTGGAGAAACAACGGAAGGGGCGATTGATGAGTTCTTTCGCCACTCTATTACGAAAATGAGCTATTTGCATTTTACATCCACAGAGAAGTATAGGCAGCGTGTTATAAATATGGGCGAATCACCAGATCGAGTATTTAATGTTGGTGCTATGGGTGTGGAGAATATTCTAAGCATGCCTTTACTGCCTAAAATCAAGTTGGCTCAAAGCATTAACTTTGATTTAGAAGTTCCGTATGCACTTGTAACATTTCACCCAGTAACGCTAGAAATGGATGCAGCGACTAAACAACTGGAAGAGCTTTTAGCGGCACTAGATGAAATTAATGGTTTGAATTTCATCTTTACAAAAGCGAATGCGGATGCCAATGGTCGGGCTATTAACAAAAGAATAGATGAATACTGTAAGGATAGGGAAAATACCACAGCCTTAACATCACTGGGAGTTTTACGTTATCTTTCAGCGATGAAATATTGCGAAATGGTAATTGGCAATTCCTCGAGTGGAATCATGGAAACGCCAAGTTTTAGAAAACCTACGATTAATATTGGGGACAGACAAAAAGGAAGAATCTGTGCAAAATCTGTTATTAGTTGCGAGCCGGAAAGACAAGCCATATTAGATACTATTAAGAAGGCAAGGTCACAGCAGTTTCTACTTGAAATAGAAAATCAAGAGACTCCCTATGGTGATGGAATTACTTCTGAGAAAATTATAGCCGTTATAAAGGATTTCTTAGGTAATGATAAGATAAATCTTAAGAAACGCTTTTATGATGTGAGAGGATAA
- a CDS encoding LegC family aminotransferase, which produces MDKFIPLSVPNFKGNELNYVADAVKAEWVSTGGAYIDRYEREIAHYLNIETAVACQSGTAGLHLALILAGVKADDEVIVPTLTFIAAVNPVTYLQAHPIFMDCDDSLCMDMDKLSEFCQKECDFKDHKLINKSTGRHIKAIVVVHVFGNMADMPAVMDVAEQYNLKVIEDATEALGSYYTDGPYQGKYAGTIADIGAYSFNGNKIITSGGGGMLVSSDLNILKQAKYLSTQAKDDPANFTHGDVGYNYRMTNLQAALGVAQLEQLEHFITIKKENYFHYRNEINYGFQGLRLLDFRENVRPNYWFYSLYIEDTDKYSRDQIIERLKNENIQTRPLWGLIHEQKPYLQAQSYKIEKAFHYYNRIVNIPCSSNLSTDDVFKVIEAIKFI; this is translated from the coding sequence ATGGATAAATTTATTCCGCTTTCTGTGCCAAACTTTAAGGGTAACGAGCTAAATTATGTAGCAGATGCGGTTAAAGCAGAATGGGTGTCCACTGGAGGTGCATATATCGACAGATATGAAAGAGAAATTGCTCATTATTTAAACATAGAGACAGCAGTAGCTTGTCAGAGCGGGACCGCTGGTTTGCACTTAGCTCTCATTTTAGCAGGGGTAAAAGCCGATGATGAAGTAATCGTACCAACGTTAACCTTTATAGCTGCAGTCAATCCTGTGACGTATTTACAGGCTCATCCCATTTTTATGGATTGTGATGATTCACTGTGCATGGATATGGATAAGTTAAGTGAGTTTTGTCAGAAGGAGTGCGATTTTAAAGATCACAAACTCATTAATAAATCGACCGGAAGACATATTAAGGCAATCGTAGTGGTGCATGTTTTCGGAAACATGGCAGATATGCCTGCAGTTATGGATGTTGCGGAACAATATAATCTCAAGGTTATTGAGGATGCGACTGAAGCGTTGGGATCATATTACACGGATGGCCCGTATCAAGGTAAATATGCAGGAACCATTGCGGATATTGGGGCATATTCCTTTAATGGAAATAAAATAATTACCTCTGGTGGAGGTGGTATGCTTGTTTCTTCAGATTTAAACATATTGAAGCAAGCAAAATATCTATCAACTCAGGCTAAAGATGATCCGGCTAACTTTACTCATGGCGATGTGGGTTATAATTATCGGATGACCAATCTACAAGCCGCTTTAGGCGTTGCTCAATTAGAGCAGCTTGAACATTTCATAACGATTAAAAAGGAAAACTATTTTCACTATAGAAACGAAATAAACTATGGATTTCAAGGCTTAAGACTATTAGACTTTAGAGAGAATGTCAGACCGAACTACTGGTTTTATTCTTTATATATAGAGGATACTGATAAATATTCGCGTGATCAAATCATTGAACGATTGAAGAACGAAAACATTCAAACTCGTCCGCTCTGGGGGTTGATTCACGAACAAAAACCGTATTTACAGGCGCAATCGTACAAGATCGAGAAGGCTTTTCACTATTATAATCGAATTGTGAATATTCCCTGCAGTAGTAACCTATCCACAGATGATGTATTTAAAGTTATTGAGGCCATCAAGTTCATATAA
- a CDS encoding NAD-dependent 4,6-dehydratase LegB — protein sequence MPNKVLVTGADGFIGSHLVEQLIKSGQKVKAFVYYNSFNSWGWLDSFPIELLNEIEVFTGDIRDPNGVRTAMKDVDEVFHLAALIAIPFSYHSPDSYVDTNIKGTLNVLQAARDMGTKRVLVTSTSEVYGTAQYVPIDEKHPFQGQSPYSATKIGADRLAESFWRSFNMPITIVRPFNTYGPRQSARAVIPTIITQLLSGMTDIKLGSLTPTRDFNYVKDTAQGFIEIAKSNTTIGQEINIATQHEISIGQLAQELINQINPKAQIICDEQRLRPEKSEVNRLLGSNQKIKELTDWEPKYTLQKGLAETIMFFKENLDKYKTDIYNL from the coding sequence ATGCCTAATAAGGTTCTAGTCACCGGTGCAGATGGCTTCATAGGGAGCCATCTTGTAGAACAACTTATAAAATCAGGTCAAAAAGTTAAGGCTTTTGTATATTATAATTCGTTCAATAGCTGGGGATGGCTCGATTCATTTCCAATAGAACTGTTGAACGAAATTGAAGTATTTACTGGTGATATTCGTGATCCTAACGGGGTTAGGACGGCAATGAAAGATGTAGATGAGGTTTTCCATCTTGCAGCTTTAATAGCAATCCCCTTTAGCTATCATTCACCTGATTCCTACGTAGACACAAATATTAAAGGCACCCTCAATGTGCTGCAGGCAGCTCGCGATATGGGAACGAAAAGAGTTTTGGTGACCTCTACGTCAGAGGTCTATGGCACTGCACAATATGTCCCCATTGATGAAAAACATCCCTTCCAAGGGCAATCCCCCTATTCAGCAACGAAAATAGGAGCTGACAGACTAGCGGAGAGTTTTTGGCGAAGCTTTAACATGCCTATTACCATAGTACGTCCCTTTAATACTTATGGGCCGCGTCAATCGGCAAGGGCAGTGATTCCAACAATTATCACCCAACTTTTATCGGGAATGACCGATATAAAGCTAGGCTCTCTTACGCCAACCCGTGATTTTAATTATGTCAAAGATACGGCTCAAGGTTTTATCGAGATAGCAAAGTCGAATACAACGATAGGACAGGAGATAAACATAGCGACGCAGCATGAGATTTCGATCGGACAGCTTGCACAAGAGCTAATCAATCAGATTAACCCTAAAGCTCAGATAATTTGTGATGAGCAAAGACTACGACCAGAAAAAAGTGAGGTTAACAGACTCCTAGGTTCTAATCAAAAAATAAAAGAACTTACAGACTGGGAGCCAAAGTATACTTTACAGAAGGGTCTCGCTGAGACTATCATGTTTTTTAAAGAGAATTTAGATAAGTATAAAACAGATATTTATAATCTGTAA